A DNA window from Bacteroidetes Order II. bacterium contains the following coding sequences:
- a CDS encoding alpha-amylase translates to MKKLFFFLLCLPLPLSAQTQVPEWAKKVIWYQIFPERFRDGDSKNQPVRESIEYHDIAPASWQPARWTGDWYERVGWELESKSFYDPMVFQRRYGGDLQGVLDKLPYLSELGITGIYFNPVFFARSMHKYDASSFHHIEPYFGPDPQGDLALIASETADPATWKWTAADKLFLHLVNEAHERGIRVIIDGVFNHSGRDFFAFKNLVQLQEKSPYKDWYMVKSFDNPGTPENEFKYKGWWDVEALPVFADTPDGKDLHPEVKQHVFAITNRWMDPNGDGNPKDGIDGWRLDVADEVPVGFWADWNAHVRKLNPNAITITEVWHKAHSLVTDGGFTASMNYEGFAIPVHDYLIDGRIKTTEFTERLVKHVTEYAGDRPFAMQNLTDSHDTDRLASMIVNADKEPYDRANSPRWMPQYQIRQPHQQERHRQRLIELFRFTMLGAPMIYYGTEAGMWGGDDPDDRKPMLWADLDYDDEVIDPRGIARKPDPNRFDQVIFGFYQSMIAFRKRFPVFSNGDFSILYVNDAQPAFAFGRKDPAGDQAVVVVNPSQSPHTIRVMAKNYRKIQVPAVVTPGETVGASLRDGWLTIQIPPESGAVFVLSKSGP, encoded by the coding sequence GTGAAAAAATTATTTTTCTTCTTACTTTGCCTGCCCCTTCCCCTCTCGGCACAAACCCAGGTGCCGGAATGGGCCAAAAAAGTTATTTGGTACCAGATTTTTCCGGAACGATTTCGGGACGGCGATTCAAAAAATCAGCCTGTCCGCGAATCCATCGAATATCATGATATCGCACCTGCTTCTTGGCAGCCTGCACGCTGGACAGGGGATTGGTATGAACGGGTGGGGTGGGAACTGGAAAGCAAAAGTTTCTATGATCCTATGGTATTCCAGCGGCGATATGGCGGAGACTTGCAAGGGGTCTTAGACAAACTTCCGTACCTCTCGGAATTGGGGATAACAGGGATTTATTTTAATCCGGTGTTTTTTGCCCGATCTATGCACAAATACGATGCCTCCTCTTTTCATCATATCGAACCATATTTTGGCCCCGATCCCCAAGGTGATCTGGCGCTGATCGCTTCGGAAACCGCAGATCCTGCCACTTGGAAGTGGACCGCAGCAGATAAACTGTTCCTTCATTTGGTGAACGAAGCACACGAACGGGGCATCCGGGTGATTATAGATGGTGTATTTAACCACTCCGGACGTGATTTTTTTGCGTTTAAAAATTTGGTTCAATTACAAGAAAAATCACCATATAAAGATTGGTACATGGTCAAATCGTTTGATAACCCAGGCACACCCGAAAATGAATTTAAATATAAAGGTTGGTGGGATGTAGAGGCTCTGCCTGTTTTTGCCGATACGCCCGATGGAAAAGACCTGCATCCAGAAGTGAAGCAACATGTTTTTGCGATTACCAATCGTTGGATGGATCCGAACGGAGATGGGAACCCTAAAGATGGCATTGATGGCTGGCGTTTGGATGTGGCAGACGAAGTGCCAGTAGGGTTTTGGGCCGACTGGAATGCACACGTCCGGAAACTAAATCCCAATGCGATTACCATCACCGAGGTCTGGCATAAAGCCCACTCTTTGGTGACCGATGGCGGGTTTACTGCAAGCATGAACTATGAAGGATTTGCGATCCCCGTACACGACTATCTGATTGATGGACGGATTAAAACCACTGAATTCACCGAGCGCCTAGTGAAACATGTGACCGAGTATGCGGGAGATCGCCCGTTTGCCATGCAAAATCTTACGGATTCACATGATACCGACCGATTGGCCTCTATGATTGTAAATGCAGACAAAGAGCCATACGATCGCGCCAATTCGCCAAGATGGATGCCGCAATACCAAATTCGGCAACCCCACCAACAAGAGCGGCACCGTCAACGCTTAATCGAACTTTTTCGGTTCACCATGCTGGGAGCGCCCATGATCTATTATGGAACCGAAGCGGGTATGTGGGGTGGCGACGACCCCGATGACCGAAAACCCATGCTCTGGGCGGATCTGGACTATGACGACGAAGTCATTGATCCGCGTGGAATAGCCCGAAAGCCAGACCCCAACCGCTTCGATCAAGTTATTTTTGGTTTTTATCAAAGTATGATTGCGTTTCGTAAACGCTTTCCAGTATTTTCAAACGGCGATTTTTCGATCCTCTACGTGAATGATGCCCAACCTGCCTTTGCTTTTGGTCGGAAAGATCCTGCGGGCGACCAAGCCGTAGTCGTGGTCAATCCCAGTCAGTCGCCCCACACCATCCGAGTAATGGCCAAGAACTATCGGAAAATTCAGGTGCCTGCTGTTGTTACTCCGGGCGAAACCGTTGGCGCCTCGTTGCGGGATGGCTGGCTAACCATCCAGATACCTCCGGAATCAGGTGCTGTTTTTGTACTTTCAAAATCCGGCCCTTGA
- a CDS encoding DUF1311 domain-containing protein, whose translation MRFILNIVCVLFLASASILAQSTSKPSTKPNAKPSAAPKVTKPVAKPPSADEAASTLSGEADEHPIDIKLNTCLEKNPSTAGMIQCLDEAYRAWDGLLNTSYNGLLATLKPAQQTKLRNLQRQWIAFRDAEFAFINDFYPTQGTMWVPVRMSERVDVVKSRALQLSSYLESLKTF comes from the coding sequence ATGCGTTTTATTTTGAACATCGTATGTGTTCTGTTTTTGGCCTCCGCGTCAATTCTCGCCCAGAGCACGAGCAAACCTTCCACAAAGCCTAACGCAAAACCTTCTGCGGCCCCCAAAGTGACTAAACCGGTTGCAAAACCACCGTCTGCCGACGAAGCCGCTTCAACTTTATCCGGAGAAGCAGATGAACATCCAATTGATATCAAGTTAAATACTTGCTTAGAAAAAAATCCTTCTACTGCTGGGATGATCCAATGCTTGGACGAAGCCTATCGCGCATGGGACGGCCTGTTGAATACTTCCTATAACGGCCTTTTGGCTACCCTGAAACCAGCACAGCAAACCAAACTCCGCAACTTGCAACGGCAATGGATTGCATTCCGAGATGCAGAATTTGCCTTCATCAATGATTTTTATCCCACGCAGGGCACCATGTGGGTACCTGTTCGCATGAGCGAACGGGTAGATGTGGTCAAATCCCGCGCCTTGCAATTGTCCTCATACTTAGAAAGCCTTAAAACATTTTGA
- a CDS encoding sugar ABC transporter permease yields MFNLSEKARYNWFLVFLMGPATVLVLAVVAYPFFYNVFLSLSNANIYHINDWRLIGLQQYLSVFREPLFWEILLKTVLWTAVNVIFHVGIGVFLAVILNQKFVKLKPIWRVILIIPWALPQYIVALTWRGMFNYEYGAINLLLKYFGLSQTGVTWLTSPFEAFMAVIITNIWLGFPFMMVVALGGLQSIPAELYEAADVDGASAWRKFWAVTAPLLKPVMLPAITLGTVWTFNNINVVWLVSNSGEPNDQTHILVSYVYKAAFNMYRFGWAAAFSMVIFMILFTFNRLVLRKAQSNEVY; encoded by the coding sequence ATGTTTAACCTAAGCGAAAAGGCCCGCTACAATTGGTTCCTCGTGTTTCTCATGGGGCCTGCTACAGTTTTGGTACTGGCTGTTGTAGCATATCCGTTTTTCTATAATGTGTTTTTGTCGTTGTCTAATGCAAATATCTACCACATTAATGATTGGCGGCTCATCGGCTTACAGCAATACCTTTCGGTTTTTCGGGAACCTCTTTTCTGGGAGATTTTGCTTAAAACTGTCCTTTGGACGGCGGTAAACGTGATTTTCCATGTGGGGATTGGGGTCTTCTTGGCCGTGATCCTCAATCAGAAGTTTGTTAAATTGAAGCCCATCTGGCGGGTAATTTTAATTATCCCTTGGGCGCTACCCCAGTATATTGTGGCCCTCACATGGCGTGGTATGTTTAACTATGAATATGGTGCAATTAACTTGTTGCTCAAGTATTTTGGGCTTTCCCAAACTGGGGTAACGTGGCTCACCTCGCCCTTCGAAGCATTTATGGCCGTCATCATTACCAATATTTGGCTGGGCTTCCCGTTTATGATGGTGGTTGCTTTGGGCGGCTTGCAATCCATTCCGGCAGAATTGTATGAAGCGGCAGATGTAGATGGGGCCTCGGCATGGCGTAAGTTTTGGGCGGTTACAGCTCCTTTACTCAAGCCCGTCATGTTGCCCGCCATCACGCTTGGTACGGTATGGACGTTTAATAATATCAATGTGGTTTGGCTGGTATCTAACTCTGGAGAACCCAATGATCAGACCCATATTTTAGTTTCTTATGTCTATAAAGCTGCTTTTAATATGTACCGATTTGGATGGGCTGCTGCATTTTCGATGGTAATATTCATGATTTTATTCACCTTCAATCGGCTGGTGTTGCGCAAAGCACAATCCAATGAAGTTTATTGA
- a CDS encoding glycosyltransferase family 2 protein → MNKDFKEWPGVSIIILNWNGQTLMETCLPAVLQTDYPAFEVVVVDNASTDDSLSWLLRTYPDVKIIGNPENWGYARGNNVAIYQTEKPFLVLLNNDVEVHPQWLREMMVVMRQSPDIAAVQPKLLHFHNRGQFEYAGAAGGHLDDLGIPFTRGRILSFMEEDRGQYNDISEIFWASGAALLLRRAALAQSGLLDEAFYMHMEEIDLCWRLKRSGFRIMVAPKGEVYHIGGASLPQGSPRKLYYNFRNSLLMLYKNLPKSRFYLIYPFRLFQDTLAFFRLLFSSHIEAMAVWRAHRDFLNLRRNYSPPSPSESIVLPSLRGSVLWDAFIRRRQTFASIPKSHFRR, encoded by the coding sequence ATGAACAAAGATTTTAAGGAATGGCCAGGCGTTTCCATCATTATTCTGAATTGGAATGGGCAAACATTGATGGAAACTTGCTTACCCGCTGTTTTGCAGACGGATTATCCGGCATTTGAAGTGGTGGTGGTAGATAACGCCTCCACCGATGATTCGCTCAGTTGGTTACTTCGCACATATCCGGACGTGAAGATTATTGGAAATCCCGAAAACTGGGGCTATGCACGGGGTAATAATGTCGCCATCTACCAAACAGAAAAGCCATTTTTGGTATTATTGAACAATGACGTTGAAGTACACCCTCAGTGGCTCCGAGAGATGATGGTGGTGATGCGCCAAAGTCCAGATATTGCCGCAGTGCAACCTAAATTGCTCCATTTTCACAACCGGGGGCAATTTGAATATGCGGGAGCTGCTGGTGGCCATTTGGATGATCTTGGCATCCCGTTCACTCGTGGACGCATTTTATCGTTCATGGAAGAAGATAGGGGTCAATACAACGATATTTCGGAAATTTTTTGGGCTTCCGGAGCAGCCTTGCTATTACGTCGGGCGGCCTTGGCGCAATCTGGTTTATTGGATGAAGCATTTTACATGCACATGGAGGAAATTGATCTATGTTGGCGGCTAAAGCGTTCTGGATTCCGAATTATGGTTGCACCTAAGGGGGAAGTTTACCACATTGGAGGCGCAAGCCTGCCGCAAGGGAGTCCAAGGAAGTTGTATTATAACTTCAGGAATAGTTTGTTGATGCTCTACAAGAACCTACCCAAAAGCCGTTTCTACCTCATTTATCCCTTTCGCCTTTTTCAAGACACATTGGCATTTTTCCGGTTATTGTTTTCCTCGCATATCGAGGCAATGGCTGTTTGGAGGGCACACCGAGATTTTCTAAACTTACGTAGAAACTATTCACCACCAAGCCCAAGCGAAAGCATTGTACTGCCCTCTTTACGGGGCTCGGTTTTGTGGGACGCCTTTATCCGGCGGCGTCAAACGTTTGCTTCCATCCCAAAATCGCACTTCAGACGATAA
- the tdh gene encoding L-threonine 3-dehydrogenase: protein MKAIIKPTAAPGVALATVKKPQMGDNDVLIRVMKSSICGTDVHIEKWDEWAQRTIKPPMTIGHEFVGCIVDCGDNVEHFSVGEVVVGEGHIVCGTCRNCLAGRRHLCKNTMGVGVNRTGAFAEYIAIPSANVWHAADGLDLDVLSCFDPLGNAVHTALTFELLGEDVLITGAGPIGCMAAAIARHAGARHVVVTDINPYRLSLAEKLGATRVVDVRNESLADVQQELDMREGFDVGLEMSGSPAGFSQMVDNLMHGGKIALLGILPNHTVIDWDKVIFNSLTIQGIYGRKIYETWYKTTAMLQSGLDISGIITHRFHYTEFQQGFDLMKAGLSGKVILNWEA, encoded by the coding sequence ATGAAAGCCATCATCAAGCCAACCGCTGCTCCGGGAGTTGCCCTTGCAACGGTGAAAAAGCCCCAGATGGGGGATAACGACGTGTTGATCCGTGTGATGAAGTCTTCGATATGTGGGACCGATGTGCATATTGAGAAATGGGATGAATGGGCACAGCGAACCATAAAACCACCCATGACCATTGGGCACGAGTTTGTTGGGTGTATCGTAGATTGTGGCGACAATGTGGAACATTTTTCGGTAGGAGAGGTGGTGGTTGGAGAAGGTCATATCGTCTGTGGTACGTGCCGGAATTGTTTAGCAGGCCGACGCCATTTGTGTAAAAATACGATGGGCGTAGGAGTGAACCGTACCGGTGCCTTTGCAGAGTATATTGCCATTCCCTCGGCAAATGTCTGGCATGCAGCCGACGGGCTAGATCTTGATGTGCTTTCTTGCTTTGATCCGTTGGGGAATGCCGTTCATACCGCCCTAACATTTGAATTGTTAGGAGAGGATGTGCTGATCACAGGCGCTGGACCCATCGGGTGTATGGCGGCTGCAATTGCTCGCCACGCTGGCGCACGTCATGTGGTGGTCACAGACATCAATCCGTATCGGTTGTCTCTTGCTGAAAAACTGGGTGCTACCCGAGTTGTGGATGTACGGAACGAAAGTTTAGCCGATGTTCAACAGGAGCTGGACATGCGCGAGGGGTTTGATGTAGGCTTGGAAATGAGTGGAAGCCCTGCTGGATTTTCGCAAATGGTGGACAACCTGATGCACGGTGGAAAAATTGCCCTCTTGGGTATTCTACCAAACCATACCGTCATAGATTGGGATAAGGTGATTTTTAATAGCCTCACCATTCAGGGCATTTATGGGCGCAAAATTTATGAAACATGGTATAAAACTACGGCAATGCTTCAAAGTGGATTGGATATTTCTGGAATTATTACCCACCGCTTCCATTATACCGAATTTCAACAAGGGTTCGACTTAATGAAGGCTGGTCTGAGTGGAAAAGTAATCCTTAATTGGGAGGCATAA
- a CDS encoding sugar ABC transporter permease produces the protein MNPHTRRILSMIAAYGVLMLFAFIALYPLSQIITISLRPSDKLLSTSLAFIPEGASLKNYEKLLFETPYLRWLFNSLMVSVVVTFTGVALASTAGYAISRFKFRGRKAYMEGLLVTQMFPATMLLLPMYIMLINLKLINSYLGCIIIYSATALPFCIWQMKGYYDTIPVALEEAARIDGCTPWQTFYQVILPLAAPALVITALFSFMTAWNEYIVAAQVLQDVEMFTMPVGLKMFQGQMQTQWGLYAAGALLVSVPVVVLFLALSRYLISGLTLGSVKG, from the coding sequence ATGAATCCGCATACCAGACGTATTCTTTCGATGATTGCCGCTTATGGCGTGTTGATGCTTTTTGCCTTCATCGCATTATACCCGCTTTCTCAGATCATCACCATTTCGTTGCGTCCGTCCGATAAACTGCTTTCTACCTCGTTGGCGTTTATTCCGGAAGGGGCATCCCTGAAAAATTATGAGAAGTTGCTCTTCGAGACGCCTTATTTGCGTTGGCTTTTTAATTCGCTTATGGTATCGGTCGTGGTTACCTTTACAGGGGTGGCTTTGGCGTCAACCGCCGGATATGCCATTTCAAGGTTTAAATTTCGAGGCCGCAAAGCGTATATGGAGGGATTGTTGGTGACACAAATGTTCCCTGCTACGATGCTGCTTCTCCCCATGTACATCATGTTGATCAATTTGAAACTGATTAATTCTTATTTGGGGTGTATTATTATTTATTCAGCTACGGCGCTCCCCTTTTGTATCTGGCAAATGAAGGGTTATTACGATACTATTCCGGTAGCTTTGGAAGAGGCAGCACGTATTGACGGGTGTACGCCATGGCAAACGTTTTATCAGGTGATCCTTCCACTGGCGGCGCCAGCACTTGTCATTACAGCGCTGTTTTCTTTTATGACGGCTTGGAACGAATATATTGTGGCAGCACAAGTATTGCAAGACGTAGAAATGTTTACCATGCCCGTGGGGTTGAAAATGTTCCAGGGGCAAATGCAAACACAGTGGGGTCTTTATGCAGCGGGCGCCTTGCTGGTCTCGGTTCCGGTGGTGGTTTTATTCCTCGCGTTAAGTCGCTACCTGATATCGGGCCTCACATTGGGTTCTGTCAAAGGGTAA
- a CDS encoding methyltransferase domain-containing protein — MGDEPINRQIAQFYDATSSVWEGVYGEHMHQAWFDPIEQDRTDVATAQEQMMERILNWGGVSQAKMVLDLGCGIGGGSIYLLTKLNATFVTGLTISERQAERAQERATSLRFANQVRFDVGDALDPPYLPGQFDLVWAIESVEHATDKRKFMESCARMLVPGGMLLMSMWTHREAHTQLARSDQRLLEKLSKGFFAPSFETLSTYAAHAKTVGLMDVQTEDWTQAIAPFGVSFVRPALRWRSIKLAVHSGWPFVRHLLMLRLLWSGHRTGLLRYGVLQARKPG, encoded by the coding sequence ATGGGCGATGAACCAATAAATCGGCAAATTGCGCAATTTTATGATGCAACTTCCTCTGTTTGGGAAGGGGTATATGGTGAACACATGCACCAAGCGTGGTTTGATCCCATTGAGCAGGATCGTACCGATGTGGCGACGGCACAAGAGCAAATGATGGAACGCATTCTGAATTGGGGTGGGGTCTCGCAAGCAAAAATGGTGTTGGATTTGGGATGTGGAATTGGCGGGGGCAGTATTTATTTGCTGACAAAATTAAATGCGACGTTTGTAACGGGTCTTACAATCAGTGAACGCCAAGCGGAACGGGCACAAGAACGTGCCACCTCGTTGCGGTTTGCAAATCAAGTACGATTTGATGTAGGAGATGCATTGGATCCTCCTTATTTGCCAGGTCAGTTTGATCTTGTTTGGGCCATAGAAAGTGTAGAACATGCAACGGATAAACGAAAATTTATGGAATCCTGTGCAAGAATGCTTGTGCCCGGCGGTATGTTGCTGATGTCTATGTGGACCCATAGAGAAGCCCATACACAACTGGCCCGGTCTGATCAGCGGCTTTTGGAAAAGTTGTCTAAGGGTTTTTTTGCCCCTTCGTTTGAAACCCTTTCCACATATGCCGCCCATGCAAAAACCGTAGGGCTGATGGACGTGCAGACCGAAGATTGGACCCAAGCTATTGCACCTTTTGGTGTGTCTTTTGTGCGGCCTGCACTGCGCTGGCGCAGCATTAAACTGGCTGTCCACTCCGGGTGGCCTTTTGTTCGGCATCTGTTGATGCTCCGGCTTTTATGGAGCGGGCACCGGACCGGGCTTTTGCGATATGGGGTCTTACAAGCGCGTAAACCCGGTTAA
- a CDS encoding discoidin domain-containing protein has translation MFKYILFCLFWGGTVLAQSAAEPVLQVFTRYSFYMNEPEGHLLVVMPDTTVQIQTVSVVAEGRVLSRGSQRIRPEVLQVNLVLAYSPTTKTELNVTITLADRRRLVRKTTLTKLPYEPNAVQIDRLTGAVWSEGLPMFPFGFYLYSPVQPTLAEEEAVKGFNMISPYQKIERATREERKAYMDRAAQLGMKVHYNLLSVAGGGGVGLGGDTPSAAEKKAILRAEIEAFRKHPALLGWYIADEPSAVQIPPEPLEELYEFIKSIDPYHPVSIVFNEVNKPIEYAAAMDIVMADPYPIPNQPITQVRDFADKLIRDFRYQKPVWMVPQSFGGGEWWQREPTRQELRAMTYLALISGATGIQYFIRHGLNGFPKSTDVWSEAGAVAREVMELTPFLLSDLAPAEVATQDPQLAIRTIRHQGKWLVLVVNLENKPKNMRIRIPQIMWNGKAKVLFAHREVVFQDAVLEDMIDAYGTRVYLLPLAEKTEQIGLHPGNLMVDPSFETATNPATPDALYAQVGEERGSPYFLDTRTALHGDRSFRVTTPKTGKGITFRFFPVRIERGQSYLLSIWAKGDRLAGNGGIFRLGMGDRVQTFRLSSLWQKYVMPIRLPEDSVRFVREDAFLSLSSAGTAWFDLIQVHPDPQIIPEPTPEPGGLTLKVVSVLGQGKLVYTTDGTTLGENSPPYMAPIPVTQSMTLRSGVVMNGLLVNEATKSIMVHKAFMRNTTYTRPFSSQYPGSGLTALVDGEKAHSLVQDARWQGFLGDDLEVIIDLGAEQLIQSVTMHFFKDEASWIFLPRQVVFSISEDGQHFRELPGLSHLQDGESGVASSVPFQLDVQSRTRYIRVRAANIGTCPPGHPGEGEKAWIFADEIEVY, from the coding sequence ATGTTTAAATACATTCTTTTTTGTCTTTTCTGGGGTGGAACTGTATTGGCTCAATCCGCCGCCGAGCCTGTTTTACAGGTCTTTACACGTTATTCATTTTATATGAACGAGCCGGAAGGACATTTGTTGGTGGTAATGCCGGATACAACGGTGCAGATTCAAACCGTGTCTGTTGTTGCCGAGGGGCGGGTTTTGTCTCGTGGTTCACAGCGGATCCGGCCAGAAGTGTTACAAGTAAACTTGGTCTTGGCGTATTCTCCCACAACAAAAACGGAATTGAATGTCACGATTACGCTTGCCGACCGTCGCCGTCTGGTGCGTAAGACCACATTGACCAAATTGCCCTATGAGCCTAATGCTGTACAAATTGATCGCCTGACAGGGGCTGTTTGGAGTGAGGGACTTCCAATGTTTCCGTTTGGGTTTTATTTGTATTCTCCGGTACAGCCCACTTTGGCTGAGGAAGAAGCGGTAAAAGGGTTCAACATGATTTCGCCATACCAAAAAATTGAGCGGGCAACCAGGGAAGAACGCAAGGCATATATGGACCGTGCCGCCCAACTCGGAATGAAAGTACATTACAACTTACTATCGGTGGCTGGCGGTGGCGGTGTGGGCTTGGGCGGAGATACACCATCGGCAGCAGAAAAAAAAGCAATACTCCGGGCCGAAATCGAAGCGTTCCGGAAACACCCGGCCTTATTGGGATGGTATATTGCCGATGAACCTTCTGCTGTACAAATCCCACCGGAACCACTAGAAGAGTTATATGAGTTCATCAAATCTATAGATCCATATCATCCTGTTTCTATTGTATTTAATGAAGTAAATAAGCCTATTGAATATGCTGCTGCGATGGACATCGTGATGGCGGACCCTTACCCCATTCCCAATCAGCCTATTACACAGGTGCGAGATTTTGCCGACAAACTTATCCGGGATTTCCGGTATCAGAAACCTGTGTGGATGGTGCCGCAGTCGTTTGGTGGGGGAGAGTGGTGGCAGCGAGAGCCTACCCGCCAAGAATTACGCGCCATGACGTATTTAGCCCTTATCAGTGGTGCAACGGGTATTCAGTACTTTATCCGGCATGGATTGAATGGTTTTCCGAAATCTACCGATGTCTGGAGCGAAGCAGGAGCTGTGGCACGAGAGGTAATGGAATTGACCCCGTTTCTACTCTCCGATTTAGCGCCTGCCGAGGTTGCAACCCAAGACCCTCAGTTGGCTATCCGTACGATCCGTCATCAAGGAAAATGGTTGGTGTTGGTCGTGAATTTGGAGAATAAACCCAAAAATATGCGTATTCGGATTCCCCAAATTATGTGGAACGGAAAAGCCAAAGTATTGTTTGCGCATCGCGAAGTGGTATTTCAGGATGCTGTGTTGGAAGATATGATAGATGCTTATGGAACCAGGGTTTATTTATTGCCCTTAGCCGAAAAAACGGAGCAAATTGGGTTGCATCCGGGAAATCTTATGGTTGATCCAAGTTTTGAAACCGCAACCAATCCGGCTACTCCGGATGCGTTGTATGCACAAGTAGGCGAAGAACGAGGCAGTCCGTATTTTCTGGATACCCGAACCGCACTCCACGGGGATCGGTCGTTCCGGGTTACTACCCCAAAAACGGGAAAAGGGATAACGTTTCGCTTTTTTCCTGTTAGAATTGAACGTGGACAAAGTTATCTGCTCAGTATATGGGCCAAAGGCGATCGTCTTGCGGGCAATGGAGGTATATTTCGTTTAGGAATGGGAGACAGAGTACAGACGTTTCGCCTTTCTTCGTTGTGGCAAAAATATGTGATGCCCATCCGTTTGCCTGAAGATAGTGTTCGGTTTGTTCGGGAGGATGCGTTCTTATCGTTGTCTTCGGCAGGTACGGCTTGGTTCGATTTGATTCAAGTACATCCCGATCCACAAATCATTCCAGAGCCAACACCAGAGCCAGGTGGATTGACCCTTAAAGTCGTATCCGTCTTGGGACAAGGCAAATTGGTTTATACCACTGATGGCACGACGCTTGGAGAAAACAGCCCGCCTTATATGGCACCTATTCCCGTGACACAAAGTATGACTTTACGGAGTGGGGTGGTTATGAATGGCCTATTGGTGAATGAAGCCACAAAATCCATTATGGTTCATAAAGCGTTTATGCGCAATACAACCTATACCAGACCCTTTAGTTCACAATACCCGGGTAGTGGCTTGACTGCCTTGGTAGATGGGGAAAAAGCGCATTCGTTGGTGCAAGATGCCCGCTGGCAAGGATTTTTGGGGGATGATTTGGAGGTAATCATAGACCTTGGTGCTGAACAATTGATACAGTCGGTGACCATGCATTTTTTTAAAGACGAGGCAAGTTGGATTTTTCTGCCACGTCAGGTTGTTTTTTCCATTTCGGAAGATGGTCAGCATTTTCGAGAATTGCCCGGACTCTCACACCTCCAAGATGGAGAAAGCGGAGTCGCTTCTTCGGTTCCTTTTCAGCTAGACGTTCAAAGTCGAACCCGATATATTCGTGTTCGCGCAGCCAATATCGGAACTTGCCCACCCGGACATCCAGGGGAGGGGGAAAAAGCATGGATTTTTGCAGATGAAATTGAGGTCTATTAG
- a CDS encoding extracellular solute-binding protein, producing MLKYLIGVCVLFALIFLGFSTVSRKQDGPIRIRVWHQKDLSERNLMIQQVKRYNALNKDHQVEILWKENEELRSNYIIAAMGGTGPDILYGPSDNIGVLSLTKTIQPLDSVFNTTFWNRYTPDAAAVYEGKKWSVADQVGNHLTLVYNKKMVPNPPKTLDELIALGKKLTKDTNGDGNPDQYAIVWNYREPFFFVPFLTAFGGWVIDEKTGNPTLDNDKTANAIQFILDLRDKHKIIPKEIDYDTAETLFKEGKAGMVINGPWAWGGYKDANLDFGLAKLPFNNQTQLWATPTVMTKGYSINVNVGPDKMPYVRKVISFLTGADVQTEMVNKLSTIPVYKSVFDKVTANPPDLLKGAIAQYKQSRPTPTNPRLRQIWDGMRGPYQLVMSGAISARKGAKEMQAQCSKLIEDTYL from the coding sequence ATGCTAAAGTATCTGATTGGGGTTTGTGTCTTGTTTGCCCTCATTTTTTTGGGCTTCTCAACAGTCTCGCGCAAACAAGATGGGCCTATTCGCATTCGGGTATGGCACCAAAAAGACCTCTCTGAACGTAATCTGATGATTCAGCAGGTGAAACGGTACAATGCCTTGAACAAAGATCATCAGGTGGAAATTTTGTGGAAGGAAAACGAAGAACTACGGAGTAATTACATCATTGCAGCCATGGGCGGAACTGGCCCGGACATTCTCTATGGCCCGTCTGATAATATTGGGGTGTTAAGCCTAACCAAAACGATTCAACCCTTAGACAGTGTCTTTAATACCACATTTTGGAACCGATATACACCCGACGCCGCTGCGGTATATGAAGGCAAGAAATGGTCGGTTGCAGACCAAGTAGGCAACCACCTGACCCTTGTTTATAACAAAAAAATGGTTCCGAATCCACCAAAAACCTTGGATGAACTGATTGCCTTGGGTAAAAAACTAACCAAGGATACCAATGGGGACGGAAATCCAGATCAATATGCCATCGTTTGGAACTATCGGGAACCATTTTTCTTTGTGCCCTTTCTGACCGCTTTTGGGGGGTGGGTCATTGATGAAAAAACAGGCAACCCAACGTTAGACAACGATAAAACGGCCAATGCCATCCAGTTTATTCTGGACCTTAGGGATAAGCATAAAATCATCCCGAAAGAAATTGATTACGACACCGCCGAAACGCTGTTTAAAGAAGGAAAAGCAGGGATGGTGATTAATGGGCCGTGGGCATGGGGAGGGTACAAAGATGCCAATTTAGACTTTGGTCTGGCAAAATTACCCTTTAACAACCAAACCCAATTGTGGGCAACCCCCACCGTTATGACCAAAGGATATTCCATTAACGTGAATGTTGGCCCCGACAAAATGCCCTATGTGCGCAAGGTGATCTCCTTTCTTACGGGTGCGGATGTGCAAACGGAGATGGTGAATAAACTCTCTACCATTCCGGTGTATAAATCTGTTTTTGACAAAGTAACTGCCAATCCGCCTGATTTACTAAAAGGTGCCATTGCACAATACAAACAAAGCCGCCCCACGCCCACAAACCCGCGATTGCGGCAAATTTGGGACGGTATGCGGGGACCATATCAATTGGTGATGAGTGGCGCCATTTCTGCCCGTAAAGGCGCGAAGGAAATGCAGGCCCAATGTAGCAAGCTCATTGAAGACACGTATTTGTAA